One stretch of Corynebacterium callunae DSM 20147 DNA includes these proteins:
- a CDS encoding response regulator, translating to MIRILLADDHPVVRAGLASLISAEADFHIVDMVGSPAEAIKIAAQGGVDVVLMDLRFGDSPSNTQAAGVEATRQLRALENPPQVLVVTNYSTDGDVVGAVSAGAVGYLLKDSSPEELITGIRDAARGESVLSRQVASKIMGRMNNPMTALSPRELEVLLLVSEGKSNREIAKKLVLTEATVKSHMGHVFNKLDVTSRTAAVAEAKQRGII from the coding sequence ATGATTAGAATTTTGCTTGCCGACGACCACCCCGTGGTGCGCGCCGGGTTGGCTTCCTTGATTAGCGCCGAAGCTGATTTCCACATTGTCGATATGGTGGGCAGCCCCGCCGAGGCCATTAAAATTGCAGCTCAAGGCGGGGTAGATGTGGTTCTTATGGATCTGCGCTTTGGTGATTCACCCAGCAATACCCAAGCTGCAGGTGTGGAAGCTACCCGCCAGCTTAGAGCTCTAGAGAACCCGCCACAGGTTTTGGTGGTAACCAACTATTCCACCGATGGCGATGTTGTCGGAGCTGTTTCTGCAGGTGCAGTGGGGTATTTGCTTAAAGATAGCTCACCTGAGGAACTTATTACCGGAATCCGCGATGCTGCCCGAGGAGAATCCGTCCTATCCAGGCAGGTTGCCAGCAAAATCATGGGGCGCATGAATAACCCCATGACAGCGCTGAGTCCCCGTGAATTGGAGGTACTGCTACTGGTCTCTGAAGGTAAGAGTAATAGGGAAATTGCCAAGAAACTGGTGCTCACGGAGGCGACGGTTAAAAGTCATATGGGCCATGTTTTTAATAAATTGGATGTCACTTCCCGCACTGCGGCGGTGGCAGAAGCGAAGCAGCGGGGCATCATTTAA
- the mtr gene encoding mycothione reductase — protein sequence MSEQSAAIKHYDLIIIGTGSGNSIPGPEFEDKSIAIIEKGAFGGTCLNVGCIPTKMYVYAADVAKEIQEASRYGIDASLNGVDWPSIVNRVFADRIDLIAQGGEAYRRGPETPNIDVYDMHAQFVGHKTISTGIAGQEQVISGTDIVIATGSRPVIPQAIAESGVRYYTNENIMRLPELPKSMVVVGGGFIAMEFAHVFQSLGTNVTILNRSEVMLRGADADISAKILELSQQKFNVHLNTSVTAAQNNEDGSITLNTNTGGEITADILLVATGRIANGDQMNLAASGIEMEGTKVKVDKFGRTNVEGVWALGDVSSPFQLKHVANAEMRAVRHNLLHPEDLRQMPHDFVPSAVFTNPQIAQVGLTEAEALAAGHNITVKIQNYSDVAYGWAMEDKDGFVKLIADTDSGQLLGAHIIGAQASTLIQQLITVMAFGIDARDAASKQYWIHPALPEVIENALLGLEY from the coding sequence ATGTCCGAGCAGTCCGCAGCAATCAAGCACTACGACCTCATTATCATCGGCACAGGTTCCGGAAACTCTATTCCGGGTCCAGAGTTTGAAGATAAGTCAATTGCCATTATTGAGAAGGGTGCTTTTGGCGGAACCTGCCTCAACGTAGGTTGCATCCCCACCAAGATGTACGTTTACGCCGCAGATGTGGCCAAGGAAATCCAGGAAGCTTCCCGCTATGGCATCGACGCTTCCCTAAATGGTGTTGATTGGCCCTCAATTGTGAACCGCGTGTTCGCTGACCGCATTGACCTCATCGCACAAGGTGGAGAGGCTTATCGACGCGGCCCTGAGACTCCAAACATTGACGTTTACGATATGCATGCGCAATTCGTTGGACACAAGACTATTTCCACCGGTATTGCCGGCCAGGAACAGGTAATCAGTGGCACGGATATTGTGATCGCAACAGGTTCTCGCCCTGTTATTCCACAGGCTATTGCAGAATCCGGCGTGCGCTACTACACCAATGAAAACATCATGCGTCTACCTGAGTTGCCAAAATCGATGGTGGTTGTCGGTGGCGGATTTATCGCCATGGAATTTGCCCATGTTTTCCAGTCCCTTGGAACCAACGTCACCATCCTGAACCGCTCGGAAGTGATGTTGCGTGGTGCGGATGCTGATATCTCTGCAAAAATCTTGGAGCTTTCACAGCAGAAATTCAACGTCCACCTCAATACTTCAGTGACTGCTGCACAAAATAATGAGGATGGCAGCATCACCCTCAACACCAACACTGGTGGAGAAATCACTGCGGATATCCTGCTGGTTGCTACCGGCCGTATCGCCAACGGCGATCAGATGAACCTTGCTGCTTCCGGAATTGAAATGGAAGGCACCAAAGTCAAGGTTGATAAATTTGGACGAACCAACGTTGAAGGTGTGTGGGCTTTGGGTGATGTATCTTCCCCATTCCAGCTCAAGCACGTAGCAAATGCTGAAATGCGCGCGGTGCGCCATAATCTTTTGCACCCTGAGGACCTTCGCCAAATGCCTCATGATTTTGTGCCTTCTGCAGTCTTTACCAATCCTCAAATCGCTCAGGTTGGACTAACAGAAGCTGAAGCACTTGCGGCTGGCCACAATATCACTGTCAAGATCCAGAACTACTCCGATGTTGCATATGGCTGGGCGATGGAGGACAAGGATGGCTTTGTCAAACTAATTGCAGATACGGATTCTGGACAACTTTTGGGCGCCCATATTATCGGCGCTCAAGCTTCCACTTTGATTCAACAGCTGATTACAGTGATGGCTTTTGGAATTGATGCCCGTGATGCCGCCAGCAAACAATATTGGATCCACCCAGCTCTCCCTGAGGTCATTGAAAATGCCCTTTTGGGTCTGGAATACTAA
- the map gene encoding type I methionyl aminopeptidase, translating into MGNMSSLRAPIVPGKLSPIREVPAHIERPEYVWKDEVQEAIGEPFVQTPEVIEAMRETSRIAANSLKIAGEAVKPGVTTDEIDRIIHEYTCDMGAYPSDLGYRGFQKSSCISLNEIVCHGIPSSTVIEEGDIVNIDVTAFKHGVHGDCNATFLAGDVSEEHRLLVERTEEAMMRAIRAAKPGREINVIGRVIESYAKRFGYNVVRDFTGHGIGPTFHNGLVVLHYDNTQYRDLLVPGMTLTIEPMINLGSLDYEIWEDDWTVQNKDHKFSAQFEHTIVITEDGNEILTLPDESV; encoded by the coding sequence ATGGGGAACATGTCTAGTCTGCGTGCACCGATTGTCCCTGGAAAACTTTCTCCCATTAGGGAGGTACCTGCGCATATCGAACGTCCAGAATATGTGTGGAAAGACGAAGTCCAAGAGGCCATTGGTGAGCCTTTTGTACAAACCCCTGAGGTGATTGAAGCGATGCGTGAGACCTCCCGCATCGCAGCCAACTCTCTTAAAATCGCTGGTGAAGCCGTTAAGCCTGGTGTTACCACCGACGAAATTGACCGCATTATCCACGAGTACACCTGCGATATGGGTGCTTATCCTTCCGATTTGGGCTACCGCGGCTTCCAGAAGTCTTCCTGCATCTCCCTCAATGAGATCGTGTGCCACGGCATTCCTTCCTCCACTGTGATTGAGGAAGGCGACATCGTTAACATCGACGTCACGGCCTTCAAACATGGAGTTCATGGAGACTGCAATGCTACCTTCCTTGCTGGCGACGTTTCTGAGGAGCATCGTCTCTTGGTAGAGCGCACCGAAGAAGCGATGATGCGAGCAATTCGCGCAGCAAAGCCTGGCCGTGAAATCAACGTAATTGGCCGCGTTATTGAATCCTATGCCAAGCGTTTTGGCTACAACGTGGTTCGAGATTTCACTGGACACGGCATCGGACCAACCTTCCACAATGGGCTAGTTGTATTGCATTATGACAACACTCAATACCGTGACCTGCTGGTTCCTGGAATGACTCTGACTATTGAGCCAATGATCAACTTGGGTTCCCTTGATTATGAGATCTGGGAAGACGATTGGACTGTGCAAAACAAGGACCACAAATTCTCTGCCCAGTTCGAGCACACTATTGTGATCACCGAAGACGGCAATGAGATCCTCACGCTTCCAGATGAGAGCGTCTAA
- a CDS encoding alpha/beta hydrolase: MNAQSTPMPLIDEREWAIDILGAGYEFHTIELGNDPDGETDVVATVVRFNPAAANSADHEFFRRPALLWVHGMTDYFFHTEFAEYFHDAGFAVYAVDLRKCGRSHRPGQQWHFATDLRFYFPDLNAATELIATLHPSLIPAAHSTGGLIVPLWLSELKDSNPLRHSKISGLILNSPWLDLMYPRVVVRLLTPVIQFLGLKKPQALLPNDGLGPYGRSIHKDHFGEWDFDTVLKPVEGHKKNLGWLRAILLGHHEVHKDRVNVGVDVLTICSARSWFNREYSPATDSADAVLDVKQIQKWAPHLSSPASRVTVIPIEDARHDVFLSTQGVRRKAMEIVHNWLKDHDLTGGEDFSSN; the protein is encoded by the coding sequence ATGAACGCTCAAAGCACCCCGATGCCCCTTATCGACGAACGAGAATGGGCCATTGACATCCTGGGCGCTGGATACGAATTTCACACCATTGAACTAGGCAATGATCCGGATGGCGAGACAGACGTTGTAGCAACGGTAGTTCGTTTTAATCCAGCAGCCGCTAACTCTGCCGATCATGAATTTTTCCGCCGGCCCGCCTTATTGTGGGTGCACGGCATGACCGACTATTTCTTCCACACGGAGTTTGCGGAATATTTTCATGATGCAGGCTTTGCCGTTTATGCGGTAGATCTCCGCAAATGTGGCAGGTCCCACCGACCGGGCCAACAATGGCATTTTGCTACCGATCTCCGTTTTTATTTTCCAGATCTTAATGCCGCCACGGAACTAATTGCTACTCTCCATCCTTCGCTGATACCAGCAGCCCATTCCACCGGAGGACTAATTGTTCCGCTGTGGCTTTCTGAACTCAAGGATTCAAATCCTCTAAGGCACTCAAAGATTTCCGGGCTAATACTAAACAGCCCATGGCTTGATCTCATGTATCCACGTGTGGTAGTCCGGCTACTGACACCCGTCATTCAATTTTTGGGACTCAAAAAACCTCAAGCCCTTTTACCTAATGATGGTTTAGGCCCCTACGGTAGATCAATCCACAAAGATCATTTTGGTGAATGGGATTTCGACACCGTATTAAAACCAGTTGAAGGGCACAAGAAAAACCTCGGCTGGTTGCGTGCCATACTTTTAGGTCACCATGAAGTTCATAAAGATCGCGTCAATGTGGGAGTTGATGTTCTGACAATTTGTTCTGCTCGGTCCTGGTTCAACCGGGAATACTCCCCTGCAACCGATTCTGCCGACGCGGTATTAGATGTAAAACAAATTCAAAAGTGGGCTCCACACCTTTCCTCACCTGCCTCTAGGGTCACTGTCATTCCAATTGAAGATGCCCGCCATGACGTTTTCCTCTCAACGCAAGGGGTTCGTCGAAAAGCAATGGAAATAGTCCATAATTGGCTAAAAGATCATGATTTAACTGGCGGGGAAGATTTCTCCTCAAATTAG
- a CDS encoding HNH endonuclease signature motif containing protein — MITKVYFSHLNPTDPLVHLHIELIKTTHQMWVNLLAESEEFDSDSLISELMRITGNSRHEINLGINAIAAMQNLPLLRDIQERYYFLNIRYLAAIMLAVAKGSKEIWPELDRRIVDALTPVTADEAMMQSSTLARHIKKWIKELDPTPPKPPDEKLDYVRTRINDDVTYAQIRLSGANRQRFNDLLQHWSDKGIDLVTGLVDILKANSKVTITKYLYTTHEEENNGWNPDNGFCVISDYIDCEITKTKDLDRYKGVVENNYRPSEGLVALVRARDGHCRFPGCCVPASKCQVDHIVPWKEGGKTVDWNLQLVCQRHHNMKTDARFTAEINGMAEVKWVGPMDVPMVTRPDGPLALKMPRGKWGQYLRDRMQARFERIRDRYRED, encoded by the coding sequence ATGATCACCAAAGTCTATTTTAGCCACCTCAACCCAACTGACCCACTAGTCCACCTCCACATTGAACTCATCAAGACCACGCATCAAATGTGGGTAAATCTCCTTGCGGAGTCTGAAGAGTTCGATTCTGACTCACTAATTAGTGAACTTATGCGAATCACCGGCAACTCGAGGCACGAGATAAATTTGGGCATCAATGCCATAGCGGCCATGCAAAACTTACCGTTGCTTCGAGATATCCAGGAGCGCTACTACTTTCTTAATATCCGATACCTTGCTGCCATCATGTTGGCAGTTGCCAAGGGATCTAAAGAAATCTGGCCAGAACTCGATCGCCGCATCGTGGATGCCCTCACCCCAGTGACCGCAGACGAAGCTATGATGCAATCATCTACCTTGGCACGGCATATCAAGAAGTGGATTAAGGAACTTGATCCTACTCCGCCCAAGCCACCTGATGAAAAACTTGACTATGTGCGCACGCGCATCAATGACGACGTCACCTACGCCCAAATTCGACTCAGTGGGGCCAACAGACAGCGCTTTAACGACCTGCTTCAGCATTGGTCTGATAAAGGCATCGACCTGGTCACAGGTTTAGTAGATATCCTCAAGGCCAACAGTAAAGTCACCATTACCAAGTACCTCTACACCACGCATGAAGAAGAAAACAACGGTTGGAATCCAGATAATGGCTTTTGCGTCATCAGTGATTACATCGATTGCGAAATCACCAAGACTAAAGACCTCGACAGGTACAAGGGAGTCGTGGAAAACAACTACCGCCCCAGCGAAGGTCTAGTAGCACTGGTACGAGCCAGAGATGGACACTGCAGATTTCCCGGCTGCTGTGTGCCAGCTAGTAAATGCCAGGTGGATCATATTGTGCCATGGAAGGAAGGGGGAAAAACCGTGGACTGGAATCTCCAGCTGGTATGCCAACGCCATCACAATATGAAAACCGATGCCCGCTTTACTGCAGAAATCAATGGAATGGCGGAAGTGAAGTGGGTGGGTCCTATGGATGTTCCCATGGTGACTAGACCTGATGGGCCATTGGCGTTGAAAATGCCACGGGGAAAATGGGGCCAATATTTAAGAGATAGAATGCAGGCGCGGTTTGAAAGAATCCGAGACCGCTACCGCGAAGACTAG
- a CDS encoding FtsX-like permease family protein, with amino-acid sequence MFQGIKELSAAKGRTLLITITVGLIAIMVTFLSSLTAGLSHQSVSALQYLAGDKDLVLADSGSTSLSASTLDSAASAQLEQAGAQPLWQLRDRLGDTPVMVLNSPDLKPGEISLPAEIDSTQALAQFGAEAAVNTSNDLYLDHLPVVLLNTDDLSALAQTRGVQGPAAAFIDSANTELPSGTIALEGKDRWQASASYQGEKMALNLMILMLYIISGLVLGAFFMVWTIQRLRGIAISSALGAARRVLIADAIGQALIVLAIGIVVGVSFTIALALGLGNALPVVISAATTLYPALILAACGLVGAALSLGPILRIEPRSALMSA; translated from the coding sequence ATGTTTCAAGGAATTAAAGAACTCTCCGCAGCGAAGGGTCGCACGCTGCTCATCACCATTACGGTCGGACTCATTGCCATCATGGTCACCTTCCTCTCCTCGCTCACCGCGGGGCTCAGCCATCAATCTGTTTCTGCCTTGCAATATCTTGCAGGTGATAAGGATCTAGTGCTCGCTGATTCAGGCTCTACTTCCCTTTCCGCTTCTACTCTTGATTCCGCCGCCTCTGCACAATTGGAACAAGCTGGCGCACAGCCACTATGGCAGCTTCGTGATCGTTTAGGCGATACTCCGGTCATGGTGTTAAATTCCCCGGATCTTAAACCTGGTGAGATTTCCCTGCCGGCTGAAATTGATAGCACCCAAGCCCTGGCACAATTTGGTGCCGAAGCTGCCGTAAATACCTCCAATGACCTCTATCTAGATCACCTACCTGTGGTTTTGCTAAATACCGATGACCTCAGTGCGCTGGCTCAGACCCGCGGAGTGCAGGGTCCAGCCGCTGCCTTTATTGATTCTGCAAACACTGAATTGCCCAGCGGAACAATTGCTTTGGAAGGTAAGGATCGCTGGCAGGCATCTGCCTCCTACCAGGGCGAAAAGATGGCCTTGAATCTCATGATCCTAATGTTGTACATCATTTCCGGGCTAGTCCTAGGCGCTTTCTTTATGGTGTGGACTATTCAGCGACTGCGCGGTATCGCCATTTCCAGTGCACTCGGTGCTGCCCGCCGCGTTCTTATTGCAGATGCAATTGGCCAGGCACTGATCGTGCTGGCCATCGGAATTGTTGTCGGTGTCTCCTTCACCATTGCGCTAGCACTTGGTCTAGGTAATGCACTGCCAGTTGTCATCTCTGCCGCCACCACCCTCTACCCCGCACTAATTTTGGCCGCTTGTGGACTTGTTGGCGCAGCGCTTTCCTTGGGCCCCATCTTGCGTATCGAACCCCGCAGTGCACTTATGAGCGCTTAA
- a CDS encoding sensor histidine kinase, translated as MSTSQMTLSRIESVLTWGLHLLIAVLLILVMWRADHWGMWLLAGAYAVVYLLGFVPRGPFSNHRLIWIGLLCLIWVGLIWDGPEPAYLAFPMFFIIVMHTTPLRSALIIAAITAIAIGSLAMHLGFSIGVVTGPILGAAVAWILGTCFQLLATTLKELVDARTAAIRASKSAGELAERARIAGEIHDTVAQGLSSIQMLLHAAEKRVTDPQALAQIQLARHTTADNLAETRNIIAALQPHPLVGATLPVALARVAANTPMGERMSFAVDGTARQIPDQMEADIVRIAQTLVGNVLRHSRAEHAKMTLTYQPDQVLLDVLDDGIGFAAAEVRRQSSVGLPTAQGRAEKYGGTLTIETAPGVGTGISVCIPHLERTNND; from the coding sequence GTGAGCACCAGCCAAATGACCCTTAGCCGTATTGAATCCGTTCTAACCTGGGGCTTACATCTGCTTATTGCAGTGCTGCTGATCTTGGTGATGTGGCGAGCCGACCATTGGGGCATGTGGCTCTTAGCAGGCGCCTACGCAGTGGTTTATCTGCTGGGCTTTGTTCCCCGTGGCCCCTTTAGCAACCATCGCCTCATCTGGATTGGACTCCTATGCCTGATCTGGGTGGGTCTTATTTGGGACGGCCCAGAACCTGCCTACCTGGCCTTTCCAATGTTCTTTATCATCGTTATGCACACCACACCGTTGCGCTCTGCACTAATCATCGCGGCGATCACAGCCATCGCCATCGGCAGCCTGGCCATGCACCTCGGTTTCTCCATCGGCGTGGTCACCGGCCCCATCTTGGGCGCCGCAGTGGCTTGGATCCTGGGTACTTGTTTTCAGTTATTGGCAACCACCTTAAAGGAGCTTGTCGACGCGCGCACCGCGGCGATCCGGGCGTCGAAAAGCGCCGGCGAGTTGGCAGAAAGAGCCCGCATAGCGGGCGAAATTCACGATACGGTGGCGCAGGGGCTATCTTCGATTCAAATGCTGCTGCATGCTGCGGAAAAGCGCGTAACTGACCCGCAAGCCCTGGCGCAAATTCAATTAGCGAGGCACACCACTGCGGATAACCTTGCAGAAACCCGCAATATTATTGCAGCCCTGCAACCACATCCTTTGGTAGGAGCAACGCTGCCAGTCGCCTTGGCCCGAGTAGCGGCTAATACGCCAATGGGGGAGCGCATGAGCTTTGCCGTTGATGGGACCGCAAGACAAATTCCTGATCAAATGGAAGCCGATATTGTGCGAATTGCTCAAACACTGGTGGGAAATGTCCTGCGCCATTCTCGCGCGGAACATGCCAAAATGACCCTCACTTATCAACCTGATCAAGTGCTGCTTGATGTATTGGACGATGGCATTGGATTTGCTGCAGCCGAAGTGAGGCGTCAAAGCTCAGTAGGATTGCCCACGGCACAGGGACGTGCGGAAAAATACGGCGGTACCCTCACAATCGAAACGGCACCGGGAGTTGGTACTGGTATTTCTGTGTGCATTCCCCACCTCGAAAGGACCAACAATGATTAG
- a CDS encoding penicillin-binding transpeptidase domain-containing protein, whose product MNKSQRKSLLAFCVTATITVSGLSACTPRPKTADPVAQEFLSAWAAQDYETISEISDQADTTTTALESTFTGLQAEGVELTLESVDSRDTIATAKYAVNWDLPRDRELQYEATMTLTKMDNEWTVRWEPSLLHPQLGANQHLELRSIEAQRANVISSDGAPILAPGSVYRILIDPAAADNAESAVKRVAADLDAARANDATVPSIDTAQVLSNLGDSTYSLAVVNAQVGEKLQQDLAGIPGLVFNEEAAMVATDPTFAPDIVSRVGNIVDEELDGSNGWRASIVTSNGAIISDVAYNAPELAPSVRISLDYDVQRAAEEAVELRSGNKTMLVAMRPSTGEILAIAQTAEADKDGDVALTGQYPPGSTFKIITAAAGLANEGLSPDSIVPCPGTMNIYGRIVTNYNSFSLGNTSLDDAFANSCNTTFANISTELQPGQLKTVAMQFGLGIDYEIPGLDTITGSVPEGEVVLDRTESGYGQGYDLASPFGMALVASTAATGKVPTPVLISGHETKASTTVPPLDPAVLSSLQSMMQSVVTDGTARGMKQTGPQIRGKTGEAEINGGSHAWFTGYREDDIAFATLVVLGGGSEAATAVTDQFFIRLDELRAQGEVPAEVPAESTE is encoded by the coding sequence ATGAACAAGTCACAGCGCAAGTCATTATTGGCATTCTGCGTGACGGCGACCATCACCGTCAGTGGACTTAGTGCGTGCACCCCGCGGCCGAAAACCGCTGATCCAGTTGCCCAAGAATTTCTTAGTGCCTGGGCAGCGCAAGATTATGAGACTATCTCCGAAATCAGCGACCAAGCAGATACCACCACCACAGCTTTGGAAAGTACCTTTACTGGTTTGCAAGCGGAGGGCGTGGAATTAACCCTGGAGTCGGTTGATTCCCGGGACACAATTGCCACTGCGAAATACGCTGTGAACTGGGATTTGCCACGTGATCGTGAGCTGCAATATGAAGCCACCATGACACTGACCAAAATGGATAATGAATGGACAGTGCGTTGGGAACCTTCTTTGCTGCACCCACAATTGGGTGCTAACCAGCATTTGGAATTGCGCTCTATTGAAGCTCAAAGAGCCAATGTGATTTCCTCAGATGGTGCACCTATTTTGGCGCCGGGAAGTGTCTACCGCATTCTTATCGATCCAGCAGCTGCTGATAATGCAGAATCTGCCGTAAAACGTGTGGCAGCAGACCTTGATGCAGCGAGGGCTAATGATGCCACTGTGCCTAGCATTGATACTGCCCAAGTTTTAAGCAACCTCGGTGATTCCACTTATTCCCTCGCCGTAGTAAATGCTCAGGTAGGGGAGAAGCTGCAACAGGATCTCGCGGGCATTCCAGGTTTGGTCTTTAATGAGGAAGCCGCAATGGTGGCAACAGATCCTACCTTTGCCCCTGACATTGTCTCCCGGGTAGGAAACATTGTCGACGAAGAACTTGATGGATCCAATGGCTGGCGCGCATCCATTGTGACCTCCAATGGGGCGATTATTAGTGATGTTGCCTATAACGCCCCTGAGCTTGCCCCCAGTGTGCGCATTAGTTTGGATTACGATGTGCAAAGAGCAGCCGAAGAAGCAGTGGAACTACGTTCAGGAAATAAAACCATGCTGGTTGCGATGCGCCCCTCAACCGGTGAAATTTTGGCGATCGCTCAAACTGCAGAAGCTGACAAAGACGGCGATGTTGCACTTACTGGCCAATATCCACCAGGATCGACCTTCAAGATCATCACTGCAGCTGCTGGTCTTGCCAACGAGGGGCTAAGTCCAGACAGTATCGTTCCGTGTCCTGGCACCATGAATATTTATGGCCGCATTGTTACCAACTATAACAGTTTCTCACTGGGTAATACCTCCTTAGATGATGCCTTTGCCAATTCCTGTAACACCACCTTTGCCAATATCTCTACTGAATTGCAGCCCGGACAACTTAAAACTGTAGCAATGCAATTTGGCCTGGGCATTGACTATGAAATCCCAGGTCTAGATACCATTACTGGCTCCGTGCCGGAGGGAGAGGTAGTCCTTGATCGCACTGAATCCGGCTACGGCCAGGGCTACGACTTGGCGAGCCCCTTTGGCATGGCTCTTGTGGCTTCCACCGCTGCTACCGGCAAGGTTCCTACTCCAGTATTAATTTCTGGTCATGAAACCAAAGCCAGTACCACCGTGCCTCCCCTTGACCCGGCAGTGTTAAGTTCACTCCAGTCGATGATGCAGTCGGTTGTTACTGATGGTACTGCGCGCGGTATGAAACAAACTGGGCCTCAGATTCGTGGCAAGACTGGTGAGGCTGAAATTAACGGGGGCTCCCACGCGTGGTTTACCGGTTACCGTGAAGATGACATCGCGTTTGCTACCTTGGTTGTGCTCGGTGGTGGATCTGAGGCAGCAACTGCTGTTACCGATCAGTTCTTCATCCGGCTTGATGAATTGCGGGCACAAGGAGAAGTACCTGCAGAGGTGCCAGCAGAATCTACCGAATAG
- the mqo gene encoding malate dehydrogenase (quinone): MSDSPKNAQRITDEADVVLIGAGIMSSTLGAMLRQLEPTWSQIIFERLDGPAQESSSPWNNAGTGHSALCELNYTPEVNGKVDITKAIGINEKFQVSRQFWSHQVDNGILSDPSEFINPVPHVSFGQGADQVEYIKNRFNALKDHPLFQGMSYADDAETFAEKLPLMAKGRDFSNPVAISWIKEGTDINYGAQTKQFLAAAQAGGTEIRYGHEVKDIKADGAKWIVTVKNVHTGDTKTVKANFVFVGAGGYALDLLRSAGVPQVKGFAGFPVSGLWLRCTNEELIEQHAAKVYGKASVGAPPMSVPHLDTRVIDGQKGLLFGPYGGWTPKFLKQGSYLDLFKSIRPDNIPSYLGVAAQEFDLTKYLVTEVLKNQDKRMESLREYMPEAENGDWETIVAGQRVQVIKPTGFPKFGSLEFGTTLINNSEGTIAGLLGASPGASIAPSAMLELLERCFGDRMIAWGDKLKEMVPSYGKKLANEPELFAEQWERTQQTLKLEA; this comes from the coding sequence ATGTCAGATTCCCCGAAGAACGCACAGAGGATTACCGATGAGGCAGACGTTGTCCTTATCGGTGCCGGAATCATGAGCTCTACTCTTGGTGCAATGTTGCGCCAGCTGGAGCCAACCTGGTCTCAGATCATCTTTGAGCGTTTGGATGGACCGGCCCAAGAGTCGTCCTCACCGTGGAACAATGCAGGTACTGGACACTCTGCTCTATGTGAGTTGAACTACACCCCTGAGGTCAATGGCAAGGTGGATATCACCAAGGCTATTGGCATTAATGAAAAGTTCCAGGTTTCTCGCCAATTCTGGTCTCACCAGGTGGATAATGGAATCCTTTCAGATCCAAGCGAATTCATTAACCCAGTTCCTCACGTTTCCTTCGGACAGGGCGCGGACCAGGTTGAATACATCAAGAATCGCTTTAACGCATTAAAGGATCACCCACTTTTCCAGGGAATGTCTTATGCAGATGATGCAGAGACCTTTGCTGAAAAGCTTCCTCTGATGGCAAAGGGCAGGGATTTCTCTAACCCAGTCGCTATTTCTTGGATTAAAGAAGGCACCGATATTAACTACGGTGCACAGACCAAGCAGTTCCTCGCTGCAGCCCAGGCTGGCGGCACTGAAATCCGCTACGGTCACGAAGTTAAGGACATCAAGGCTGATGGTGCAAAGTGGATTGTGACCGTTAAGAACGTTCACACCGGCGACACCAAGACTGTCAAGGCTAACTTCGTATTTGTTGGCGCTGGCGGATATGCACTTGATTTGCTGCGCAGCGCAGGCGTCCCACAGGTAAAGGGCTTTGCTGGTTTCCCGGTATCTGGCCTGTGGCTACGTTGCACCAATGAAGAGCTTATCGAGCAGCACGCTGCCAAGGTTTATGGCAAAGCATCCGTTGGAGCTCCTCCAATGTCTGTTCCTCACCTTGATACCCGCGTCATCGATGGCCAGAAGGGTCTACTCTTCGGACCTTATGGTGGTTGGACTCCTAAGTTCCTGAAGCAGGGCTCTTACTTGGATCTCTTCAAGTCCATCCGCCCAGACAACATTCCTTCCTACTTGGGTGTTGCTGCACAGGAATTTGACCTCACCAAGTACCTGGTTACCGAAGTTCTCAAGAACCAGGACAAGCGTATGGAATCTTTGCGTGAATACATGCCAGAGGCCGAAAATGGCGATTGGGAGACCATCGTTGCGGGTCAGCGCGTCCAGGTAATTAAGCCAACTGGCTTCCCCAAGTTTGGTTCCCTGGAATTTGGTACCACTTTGATCAACAACTCTGAGGGCACTATCGCAGGCCTTCTTGGTGCATCTCCTGGAGCTTCCATTGCTCCTTCCGCAATGCTCGAACTTCTTGAGCGTTGCTTCGGCGATCGCATGATCGCTTGGGGCGACAAGCTAAAGGAAATGGTTCCTTCTTATGGCAAGAAGTTGGCTAATGAGCCTGAACTTTTCGCTGAGCAGTGGGAGCGTACCCAGCAGACCCTGAAGCTCGAAGCTTAA